CGGTCCACCCGCTCGACCCCGGCTCCGGCCCCGCTCGACCCCGGTCCGGAGCCCGCACCACCCTGCCGTACCTCTCGACTTCCCCCGAGCCGTCACCCCGTCCCCCGGAGGACAGACATGACCGCCGCTCAGACCCCGCAGGTCGCCCCGGTCACCGAGGCCGCCCCGAAGCGCTCCCGCCGCAGCCTGACCGCGCTCGCCAGCGCCGTCGCCCTGACCGCCGCCTCGGCCGGCCTGTGGGCCGCCACCGGCGCCACCGCCCAGGCCGCCGGCCTCCCGACCCCCGACCACGTCGTGGTCGTGGTGATGGAGAACCACGCCTACTCGCAGATCATCGGCAGCTCCAGCGCGCCGTACCTGAACAACACCCTCAAGGCGGGCGGGGCCAACCTCACCCAGTCGTACGGGCTCACCCACCCCAGCGAGCCCAACTACTACCAGCTGTTCTCCGGCTCCAACCAGGGCCGCACCGACGACAGCTGCGTGCCGGTCGGCTCGATGAGCGCCCCCAACCTGGCCTCCGAGCTGATCGCCGCCGGAAAGACCTGGGCCAGCTACAACGAGGGCCTGCCCGGCCAGGGCTCCACGGTGTGCAGCAGCGGCAAGTACGCCCAGAAGCACAACCCCTGGTTCGGCTTCAACAACGTGCCCACCAGCACCGCGAAGACCATGACCCAGTTCCCGACCGACTACACCACCCTGCCGAAGGTCTCCTTCGTGGTGCCCGACCTGTGCAACGACATGCACGACTGCTCGGTCTCCACCGGCGACACCTGGATCAAGAACAAGCTGGGCGGCTACGCGACCTGGGCCAGGACCCACAACTCTATCCTCGTGGTCACCTTCGACGAGGACAACCGCCTCTCCGGCAACCGCATCCCGACCGTCTTCTACGGCGAGCACGTGACCCCGGGCAGCTCCACCGCCACCACCTACAACCACTACAACGTGCTGCGCACCCTGGAGGACCTGGCGGGCCTGACCAGCCACGCCGGCAACGCCGCCTCCGCCTCCGACATCACCGGCATCTGGAACTGACGCCGGTGTACCTCGCGGAATCCCGCCGCGGCACCGAGACCGCCGCCCCCGCCCCGGGCACCCGCCCGGGGCGGCGGGCGGCCGTCCCCGGCACCGTCCTGGCGCTCGGGGCGGTCAGCCTGGTCACCGACGTCTCCTCGGAGATGGTCAGCGCGGTGCTGCCGCTGTACGTGGTCGCGGGCCTGGGCCTGTCCCCGCTCGGGTTCGGCCTGCTGGACGGCATCAACAACGGCGTGGGCGCGCTGGTCCGGCTGCTCGGCGGCCACCTCGCCGACCGGGGCGGCCGCGGCGGCGGGCACAAGACGGTCGCGGCGGTCGGCTACGGGCTCTCCGCCCTGTGCAAGCCGCTGCTGCTGCTCGCCCACAGCCTGCCGCTGATCGGCGCCGTCCTCGCCGTCGACCGCACCGGCAAGGGCCTGCGCACCGCGCCCCGGGACGCGATGATCGCGCTGGCCACCGAACCCCGCCACCGCGGCCGGGCGTTCGGCGTGCACCGGGCGATGGACACCACAGGCGCCCTGCTCGGCCCGCTGGCGGCCTTCGCGATCCTGCGCGCCACCGTCGACGGGTACGACGCGGTGTTCGCGGTGAGCGGCTGCGTGGCCGTGTTCGGGGTGCTGGTCCTGGTGCTGTTCGTCCCGTCCCGGGCGTCCGGCGACGCGGCGGCCGCACCCGCACCCGCGGCCCGCCCGGCGCTGCGCGACTCGCTCGCCCTGCTCGCCCGCCCCACCCTGCGCCGGCTGACCCTGTGTGCGGCGCTGCTCGGCCTCACCACCGTCAGCGACGCCTTCCTCTACCTGCTGCTCCAGCGCGAACTCGCGCTCCCCGCCCACCTGTTCCCGCTGCTGCCGCTCGGCACCGCGGCGGTCTTCCTGGTGCTCGCGCTGCCGATGGGCGTCCTCGCCGACCGGATCGGCCGCCGCAGGCTCTTCCTCGCCGGTCACGCGGCCCTGCTCGCCGGGTACGCCCTGGTGCTGCTCCCGCCGTCCGGCGGCGCGGTCCCGACCGCCGTGCTGGTCGTGCTGCTGCACGGCACGTTCTACGCGACGACCGACGGCGTGCTCGCCGCGGCCACGGCCGGCGCGGTGCCGCCGGAACAACTGGGCGCGGGCCAGGCCCTGGTCGGCACCGGTCAGGCGCTGGCCCGGTTCGCCTGCTCGCTCGCCTTCGGCGCGGCCTGGAGCGCCTGGGGCGGCCGGACCGCTCTGGAGGCCGCCGCGGCCGGGCTGGCCGTGAGCGCCGTCGCCGTGACGCTGCTGCTCCGCTCCGCCGACCGGGCCGGTGCGGACACCGGTACCGACGCCGGTGCCGACGCCGACCCGTCGACCGAGCCCCGTTCCCCCGACCCCGTCGCCTGAGGTGCCCCGACCATGACCCGAACCGCCCGCCTGCTCACCCTGCTGCTCGCCGTCCTCCTGCTCGGGGCGGTCGGCACCGGAGCGGTGCTGTACGCCGCCGACCGCTCCGGCGAGCGGGACCGGGAGCAGGCCGGCGGCCCTGAGGTGCGCTCCGGCAGCGTGTCGCTGAGCCCGCCGGACCGCCGGCTGGTGCTCCGCAACCTGGCCTGGGGCCCGCACCGCGACGAGCTCGCCACCGTCCCGGCCGACCGGCCCGACGGCCCGCGGACCGCCTCCGGGGTGAAGTGCCTGCGATTCCACGCCGCCGCCGGCACCGGCATCTGCCTGCAGGCCGAGCACGGCGCGCTGGACGACACCTACCGGGCCGTGGTGCTGGACGCGCAGCTGCACGAGGTACGGCGCTTCCCGGCCGCCGGCATCCCGACCCGGTCCCGGGTCTCGCCCTCCGGGCACCTGGTCGCCTGGACCGTCTTCGTCAGCGGCGACTCGTACGCGGGCACCGACTTCTCCACCCGCACCACGATCGTGGACACCCGCGGCTGGGCGGTCCAGGACAACCTGGAGACCTTCACGATCATCAAGGACGGCAAGCCG
The window above is part of the Kitasatospora sp. HUAS MG31 genome. Proteins encoded here:
- a CDS encoding TolB family protein is translated as MTRTARLLTLLLAVLLLGAVGTGAVLYAADRSGERDREQAGGPEVRSGSVSLSPPDRRLVLRNLAWGPHRDELATVPADRPDGPRTASGVKCLRFHAAAGTGICLQAEHGALDDTYRAVVLDAQLHEVRRFPAAGIPTRSRVSPSGHLVAWTVFVSGDSYAGTDFSTRTTIVDTRGWAVQDNLETFTIIKDGKPYRAADVNVWGVTFADDGRFYVTVATGGRTYLAQGDLAARTLTTLHPNVECPSLSPDGTRIAYKKRVDGASPDAPWRLYVLDLRTMTENATAEQRNIDDQALWSDDATLVYSLPGDYGADLWTTPADGSGTPQPLTRSALAPAYLG
- a CDS encoding alkaline phosphatase family protein is translated as MTAAQTPQVAPVTEAAPKRSRRSLTALASAVALTAASAGLWAATGATAQAAGLPTPDHVVVVVMENHAYSQIIGSSSAPYLNNTLKAGGANLTQSYGLTHPSEPNYYQLFSGSNQGRTDDSCVPVGSMSAPNLASELIAAGKTWASYNEGLPGQGSTVCSSGKYAQKHNPWFGFNNVPTSTAKTMTQFPTDYTTLPKVSFVVPDLCNDMHDCSVSTGDTWIKNKLGGYATWARTHNSILVVTFDEDNRLSGNRIPTVFYGEHVTPGSSTATTYNHYNVLRTLEDLAGLTSHAGNAASASDITGIWN
- a CDS encoding MFS transporter, translating into MYLAESRRGTETAAPAPGTRPGRRAAVPGTVLALGAVSLVTDVSSEMVSAVLPLYVVAGLGLSPLGFGLLDGINNGVGALVRLLGGHLADRGGRGGGHKTVAAVGYGLSALCKPLLLLAHSLPLIGAVLAVDRTGKGLRTAPRDAMIALATEPRHRGRAFGVHRAMDTTGALLGPLAAFAILRATVDGYDAVFAVSGCVAVFGVLVLVLFVPSRASGDAAAAPAPAARPALRDSLALLARPTLRRLTLCAALLGLTTVSDAFLYLLLQRELALPAHLFPLLPLGTAAVFLVLALPMGVLADRIGRRRLFLAGHAALLAGYALVLLPPSGGAVPTAVLVVLLHGTFYATTDGVLAAATAGAVPPEQLGAGQALVGTGQALARFACSLAFGAAWSAWGGRTALEAAAAGLAVSAVAVTLLLRSADRAGADTGTDAGADADPSTEPRSPDPVA